One Rhizobiales bacterium GAS188 DNA window includes the following coding sequences:
- a CDS encoding Sugar phosphate isomerase/epimerase, with the protein MRDFSGDHRWLSINTATLRRQADLAGIIEACVRHGIRAISPWRDQVQALGLDKAVRVIRQAGLELSGYCRGGMFPAERAHRTEVRDDNRRAVDEAMALGAPCLVLVVGGLPQFSRPGSAASKDIAAARRQVEDGIAELLDYARPIGLKLAIEPLHPVYAADRACVNTLAQALDICERLDPQRSGALGVALDVYHVWWDPQLMEGIARAGGDRLHAFHVSDWLVPTTDLLNDRGMMGDGVIDIPRIRAAVEAQGYAGYAEVEIFSDRWWARPIDKVIACCIERHRSVV; encoded by the coding sequence GTGAGGGATTTCTCCGGCGACCATCGCTGGCTGTCGATCAACACCGCGACATTGCGTCGGCAGGCCGATCTCGCCGGCATCATCGAGGCCTGCGTCCGCCACGGCATCCGCGCCATCTCGCCCTGGCGCGACCAGGTGCAGGCGCTTGGTCTCGACAAGGCCGTCAGAGTCATCCGCCAGGCGGGGCTCGAACTCTCCGGCTATTGCCGCGGCGGCATGTTCCCGGCAGAGCGCGCGCATCGCACGGAAGTCCGTGACGACAACCGCCGCGCCGTCGACGAGGCGATGGCGCTCGGCGCGCCCTGCCTGGTGCTGGTGGTGGGCGGCCTGCCGCAATTTTCGCGCCCCGGCAGCGCGGCCTCGAAGGACATCGCGGCGGCGCGCAGGCAAGTCGAGGACGGCATCGCCGAGCTCCTCGATTATGCGCGCCCCATCGGCCTGAAGCTCGCCATCGAGCCGCTGCATCCCGTCTATGCGGCGGACCGCGCCTGCGTGAACACGCTGGCCCAGGCGCTCGACATCTGCGAGCGCCTCGACCCGCAGCGATCGGGTGCTCTCGGGGTCGCGCTCGACGTCTATCATGTGTGGTGGGACCCGCAGCTCATGGAAGGCATCGCGCGGGCCGGCGGCGACCGCCTGCACGCCTTCCATGTCTCGGACTGGCTGGTGCCGACGACCGATCTCCTCAATGATCGCGGCATGATGGGGGATGGGGTGATCGATATCCCGCGCATCCGCGCAGCCGTCGAGGCGCAGGGCTATGCGGGCTATGCGGAAGTCGAGATTTTTTCCGATCGCTGGTGGGCCCGCCCGATCGACAAGGTCATCGCCTGCTGCATCGAGCGCCATCGCAGCGTGGTGTGA
- a CDS encoding Acyl dehydratase, with amino-acid sequence MTVETHIAVGEQAEYTRTISEADILGFAEISGDHAPIHVDEAYARTTAYGRRIAHGALMMGLLSATSTVISERSTKRGATHVPVSLGYDKIRIIHPVFIDDTVTARYTVEEVDPQAGRTRSKVEIVNQDGELCLIGTHVLKWVPPR; translated from the coding sequence ATGACGGTCGAGACCCATATCGCGGTCGGCGAGCAGGCCGAATATACGCGCACCATCAGCGAGGCCGACATCCTGGGCTTCGCCGAGATCTCGGGCGACCATGCGCCGATCCATGTGGACGAGGCCTATGCGCGCACCACCGCCTATGGACGGCGCATCGCCCATGGCGCCTTGATGATGGGGCTGCTGTCGGCGACCTCGACGGTGATCTCCGAGCGCTCGACGAAGCGTGGCGCCACCCATGTCCCGGTCTCGCTCGGCTATGACAAGATCCGCATCATCCATCCGGTCTTCATCGACGACACGGTCACGGCGCGCTACACCGTGGAAGAGGTCGATCCGCAAGCCGGGCGCACGCGCTCGAAGGTCGAGATCGTCAACCAGGACGGCGAGCTCTGCCTTATCGGCACGCATGTGCTGAAATGGGTGCCGCCGCGCTAG
- a CDS encoding shikimate dehydrogenase encodes MNDISAAQPLIDGSTRLYGIIGDPIEQVKSPLVFNPRFKAAGLNAVLVPLNVLPDHFEATVRGLMALGNLDGIVVTVPYKVRAMSLVDQVLPTGRKVGAINAMRREPGGRWSGDMFDGRGLVAGLAAEGLYVTGRRVMLIGAGGAGSAVAVAFADAGAAAITIHDLDGAKAASLVARVAEAYSGCEVGTGAPVAAGYDIVVNATPIGMAPADGLPAEIGALDPAQLVIDVIAKPEVTPLLAQAKTRGCRTVGGKTMLAGQVVELERFFGI; translated from the coding sequence ATGAACGACATTTCCGCTGCGCAACCGCTGATCGACGGCTCGACCAGGCTCTACGGCATCATCGGCGATCCGATCGAGCAGGTGAAATCGCCGCTCGTCTTCAATCCACGCTTCAAGGCCGCCGGGCTGAATGCCGTGCTGGTGCCGCTCAACGTGCTGCCCGACCATTTCGAGGCGACGGTGCGCGGCCTGATGGCGCTCGGCAATCTCGACGGCATCGTGGTCACCGTGCCCTATAAGGTGCGCGCCATGAGCCTCGTCGACCAGGTGCTGCCGACGGGCCGCAAGGTCGGCGCCATCAACGCCATGCGGCGCGAGCCGGGCGGGCGCTGGAGCGGCGACATGTTCGACGGGCGCGGCCTGGTGGCGGGTCTCGCGGCCGAGGGCCTGTACGTAACGGGCCGCCGCGTGATGCTGATCGGCGCCGGCGGGGCCGGCAGCGCCGTCGCGGTCGCCTTCGCGGATGCGGGAGCCGCTGCGATCACCATCCACGACCTCGACGGTGCGAAGGCCGCAAGCCTCGTGGCGCGAGTGGCCGAGGCCTATTCGGGTTGCGAGGTCGGGACCGGCGCGCCGGTTGCCGCCGGCTACGACATCGTCGTCAATGCGACGCCGATCGGCATGGCGCCCGCCGACGGCTTGCCCGCGGAGATCGGCGCGCTCGATCCGGCCCAGCTCGTCATCGACGTGATCGCAAAGCCAGAGGTGACGCCGCTTTTGGCGCAGGCCAAGACGCGCGGCTGCCGCACCGTCGGCGGCAAGACCATGCTGGCCGGCCAGGTGGTCGAGCTCGAGAGATTCTTCGGGATTTGA
- a CDS encoding propionate CoA-transferase, translating into MRRVTADEAVKVIRSGDTIVVGGSGGGHAVPEALMAALGRRFLSEGLPRDITAVHPVGIGDGATLGANHFAHEGLLRRIVCGTFVNSPKISDLAIAEKIDGYTLPQGALSQLMREMAAGRPGLLTKTGLHSFVDPRHGGGRQSERAPNDLVELVQFRGEEYLFYKPYHIDVCFLRGTTADEDGNVTMEQEAVFCEMLSEAQATRRCGGIVIVQVRRMAKRGTLPAKQVKIPGILVDLAIVEPEQWQTYETQFSPSYAGELRIPLSDIPVLPLDARKVIARRAALELFPGAICNLGSGICTGIANVAAEEEALDDICLTNEQGLIGGAPASGGDAGASRNYAAMIDQPYQFDFYDGGGLDLAFLSFAEIDQEGNVNVSRFGGRIIGPGGFINISQNANCVVFCGTFTAGRSEIAWPKGVTAIARDGEKPKLVPKVEQITYSGRFGRERKQKVLYVTERAVFRLAADGLELIEIAPGVDIERDIMARMGFRPAVARELKTMDRRLFLPAPLGLKAEIAKRKPRAASPHLNLLDQAAMAAQ; encoded by the coding sequence GTGCGACGCGTTACTGCTGATGAGGCCGTCAAGGTCATCCGCTCAGGCGACACGATCGTGGTCGGCGGCTCAGGAGGCGGCCATGCGGTGCCCGAGGCGCTGATGGCGGCGCTCGGCCGCCGCTTCCTCAGCGAAGGCCTGCCGCGCGACATCACGGCCGTGCACCCGGTCGGCATCGGCGACGGGGCGACGCTCGGCGCCAATCATTTCGCCCATGAGGGCCTGCTGAGGCGGATCGTCTGCGGCACCTTCGTCAATTCGCCGAAGATCTCCGATCTCGCCATCGCCGAGAAGATCGACGGCTACACCCTGCCGCAAGGCGCCCTGTCGCAGCTGATGCGCGAGATGGCGGCCGGACGGCCGGGCCTCCTCACCAAAACGGGGCTGCACAGTTTCGTCGATCCGCGCCATGGCGGCGGGCGGCAGAGCGAGCGGGCCCCGAACGATCTCGTCGAGCTCGTGCAGTTCCGCGGCGAGGAGTACCTGTTCTACAAGCCCTACCATATCGATGTCTGCTTCCTGCGCGGCACCACGGCGGATGAGGACGGCAATGTCACCATGGAGCAGGAGGCGGTGTTCTGCGAGATGCTGTCGGAGGCCCAGGCGACCAGGCGCTGCGGCGGCATCGTCATCGTCCAGGTGCGGCGCATGGCGAAGCGCGGCACCTTGCCGGCAAAGCAGGTGAAGATCCCCGGCATCCTGGTCGATCTCGCCATCGTCGAGCCCGAGCAATGGCAGACCTATGAGACGCAGTTCAGCCCTTCCTATGCGGGCGAGCTGCGCATTCCCCTCTCCGACATCCCGGTGCTGCCGCTCGATGCCCGCAAGGTGATCGCCAGGCGCGCGGCGCTCGAGCTCTTCCCCGGCGCCATCTGCAATCTCGGTTCCGGCATCTGCACCGGCATTGCCAATGTGGCGGCCGAGGAAGAAGCGCTCGACGATATCTGCCTCACCAATGAGCAAGGCCTCATCGGCGGCGCGCCGGCCTCGGGCGGTGATGCCGGCGCCTCGCGCAATTACGCGGCGATGATCGACCAGCCCTACCAGTTCGATTTCTACGATGGCGGCGGTCTCGACCTCGCTTTCCTGTCCTTCGCCGAGATCGACCAGGAGGGCAACGTCAATGTCAGCCGCTTCGGCGGGCGCATCATCGGCCCCGGTGGCTTCATCAATATCAGCCAGAACGCCAATTGTGTCGTGTTCTGCGGCACCTTCACGGCCGGGCGCAGCGAGATCGCCTGGCCGAAGGGCGTGACCGCGATCGCGCGCGACGGCGAAAAGCCCAAGCTCGTGCCGAAGGTCGAGCAGATCACTTACAGTGGCCGCTTCGGACGCGAGCGCAAGCAGAAGGTGCTCTATGTCACCGAACGGGCCGTGTTCCGCCTCGCCGCCGACGGGCTCGAGCTGATCGAGATTGCGCCCGGCGTCGATATCGAGCGCGACATCATGGCCCGCATGGGCTTTCGTCCGGCGGTGGCGCGGGAGCTGAAGACCATGGACAGGCGCCTCTTCCTGCCAGCGCCGCTCGGGCTCAAGGCCGAGATCGCCAAGCGCAAGCCGCGCGCCGCCTCGCCCCATCTCAATCTCCTCGACCAGGCAGCGATGGCAGCCCAATGA